From one Rhizobium rosettiformans genomic stretch:
- a CDS encoding GGDEF domain-containing protein, with translation MLKAAVVCVLIFYLACFLFDLWLLGDVTLLSAVLRFGVMLPIAIGLLFYIAGNHPIEKKEIAAILVALLANVCWCAILVSSSSPGVLTYFYAAATFQMAITIAAASPFRPALRASIFTFCLNYSAIWLLQGASPSYVIQHLAVYMPTVLMTLLVSYQLEVEALTSHLQMQENEALKRELSRQNKDLARLSVTDPLTRLANRRGTEMELMRLATDVSDEARRVVLLVADVDHFKAYNDAYGHGAGDECLKRVARAMRRALPMEAHLARHGGEEFLAILSDADSDMAPTLAESLRRAVRQLGIAHGFTGDRNTYVTISVGAVSGRIQSEGDFERLLDMADRALYAAKADGRNTWRVSLDEDEARVVA, from the coding sequence ATGCTGAAAGCGGCCGTCGTCTGTGTTCTGATCTTCTATCTCGCTTGTTTCCTCTTCGATCTGTGGTTGCTGGGCGACGTCACCCTGCTGTCGGCGGTGCTGCGCTTCGGGGTGATGCTGCCGATCGCGATCGGCCTCCTCTTCTACATTGCCGGCAATCATCCGATCGAGAAGAAGGAGATCGCTGCGATCCTGGTGGCGCTTCTCGCCAATGTCTGCTGGTGCGCGATCCTGGTGTCCAGTTCGAGCCCGGGTGTGCTCACTTACTTCTATGCGGCCGCGACCTTCCAGATGGCGATCACGATCGCTGCCGCCTCGCCGTTCCGTCCGGCGCTGCGGGCCAGCATCTTCACCTTCTGCCTCAACTACTCCGCCATTTGGCTCCTTCAGGGGGCGAGCCCCTCCTATGTCATCCAGCATCTGGCGGTCTACATGCCGACGGTGCTGATGACGCTGCTTGTCTCCTATCAGCTGGAAGTCGAGGCGCTCACCAGCCATCTGCAGATGCAGGAAAACGAGGCGCTGAAGCGGGAGTTGTCGCGGCAGAACAAGGATCTCGCACGGCTCTCCGTCACCGACCCGCTGACCAGGCTTGCCAATCGCCGCGGCACCGAGATGGAGCTGATGCGGCTGGCGACAGACGTGTCGGACGAGGCGCGGCGCGTGGTGCTGCTGGTTGCCGATGTCGATCACTTCAAGGCCTATAACGACGCCTATGGCCATGGCGCCGGCGACGAATGTCTGAAACGGGTGGCCCGCGCCATGCGCCGGGCGCTGCCGATGGAGGCGCATCTCGCCCGCCACGGCGGCGAGGAATTTCTCGCCATCCTCTCCGACGCCGATTCCGACATGGCACCGACGCTGGCCGAGAGCCTGCGCCGCGCCGTGCGCCAGCTCGGCATTGCCCACGGCTTTACCGGCGACCGGAACACCTATGTGACGATCAGCGTCGGCGCGGTCTCAGGCAGGATCCAGTCCGAGGGAGACTTCGAACGCTTGCTCGACATGGCCGACCGGGCGCTCTACGCCGCCAAGGCCGACGGCCGCAACACCTGGCGCGTCAGCCTTGATGAGGACGAGGCGCGGGTGGTGGCGTGA
- a CDS encoding transglycosylase domain-containing protein: protein MDRPASGASSASPEKPRKLKRHFFLKIDSWLDSTLWNAGYDLAEAWEEITIFFRRFRVRGLKKLGFEIAGEAMTLGTAGMVLLLALAQPALEETKKDWRNHDNFAVTFLDRYGNTIGHRGIIHENSVPVDELPDHLVKAVLATEDRRFFDHFGIDFIGLARAMTENAKAGSVVQGGSTLTQQLAKNLFLTNERSIERKIKEAYLALWLEANLSKQEILSLYLDRAYMGGGTFGAAAASQFYFGKNITEVTLAEAAMLAGLFKAPAKYAPHVNLPAARARANDVLTNMVQSGLMTEGQVVAARRNPASVIDRDKKEAPDFFLDWAFEEVQRIAARFKDHTLVVRTTIDLGLQQAAEEAVASSLREYGESYNVKQGALVMVENGGAVRAMVGGRDYGESQFNRATRALRQPGSSFKMYTFALAMENGYTPQTVVVDAPVAWGNWSPQNYGRSFSGRVTMETALAKSINTIPVRLAKEKFGIDAIIQTTRAMGVETPIKKDVTIPLGTSEVTVMDQATAYAVLPADGYASRRHGIAQIVNYAGDVLYDFERDAPAPERILTEQAARSMNQMMTKIPYIGTARRAAVDGILTGGKTGTTQAYRDAWFVGYTGNYTAAVWFGNDDYTSTNNMTGGSLPAMTFKKLMDYAHQGIDIKPIPGVDQPMPEKEAKPQVADAANPDALPPMVRPRSLSSQSTRLIRELATRLKSADALSAPAGTAQAAIEPQTTGSTGR, encoded by the coding sequence ATCGATCGGCCAGCCTCCGGCGCCTCCTCGGCAAGCCCCGAAAAGCCACGGAAGCTGAAGCGCCACTTCTTTCTCAAGATCGACAGCTGGCTCGATTCGACGCTGTGGAATGCCGGTTACGACCTCGCCGAGGCCTGGGAAGAGATCACCATCTTCTTCCGCCGTTTCCGTGTGCGCGGCCTCAAAAAGCTCGGCTTCGAGATCGCCGGCGAAGCCATGACGCTGGGCACGGCGGGCATGGTTCTCCTGCTCGCGCTCGCCCAGCCGGCCCTTGAGGAAACCAAGAAAGACTGGCGCAACCACGACAATTTCGCCGTCACCTTCCTCGACCGTTACGGCAACACGATCGGCCATCGCGGCATCATCCATGAAAACTCCGTTCCGGTCGATGAGCTGCCGGACCATCTGGTCAAGGCGGTTCTGGCGACGGAAGACCGGCGCTTCTTCGATCACTTTGGCATCGATTTCATCGGCCTTGCCCGCGCCATGACGGAAAATGCCAAGGCGGGTTCGGTCGTTCAGGGCGGCTCGACGCTGACGCAGCAGCTGGCGAAGAACCTCTTCCTCACCAATGAGCGCTCCATCGAGCGCAAGATCAAGGAAGCTTATCTGGCACTGTGGCTGGAGGCCAATCTCTCCAAGCAGGAGATCCTCTCGCTCTATCTCGACCGCGCCTATATGGGCGGCGGCACGTTTGGCGCAGCAGCCGCCTCGCAATTCTATTTCGGCAAGAACATCACCGAGGTGACGCTGGCGGAAGCGGCGATGCTGGCCGGCCTGTTCAAGGCGCCGGCCAAATATGCCCCGCATGTCAATCTGCCGGCGGCGCGGGCGCGCGCCAATGACGTGCTCACCAACATGGTGCAGAGCGGCCTGATGACCGAGGGCCAGGTGGTGGCGGCGCGTCGCAATCCGGCCTCCGTCATCGATCGCGACAAGAAGGAAGCGCCCGACTTCTTCCTCGACTGGGCCTTCGAAGAAGTCCAGCGGATCGCCGCCCGCTTCAAGGATCATACACTGGTGGTGCGCACCACGATCGATCTCGGCCTGCAGCAGGCAGCCGAGGAGGCTGTCGCCTCGTCGCTGCGCGAATATGGCGAAAGCTACAACGTCAAGCAGGGCGCCCTGGTGATGGTCGAAAACGGCGGGGCGGTGCGCGCCATGGTCGGCGGACGCGACTACGGCGAGAGCCAGTTCAACCGCGCCACGCGGGCGCTGCGCCAGCCAGGCTCCTCGTTCAAGATGTATACTTTCGCGCTGGCCATGGAGAACGGCTATACGCCGCAAACCGTCGTGGTCGACGCGCCGGTCGCCTGGGGCAATTGGAGCCCGCAGAATTATGGTCGCAGCTTTTCCGGGCGCGTCACCATGGAAACGGCGCTGGCGAAATCGATCAACACGATCCCGGTCCGGCTCGCCAAGGAAAAATTCGGCATCGACGCGATCATCCAGACCACCAGGGCGATGGGTGTGGAGACGCCGATCAAGAAGGACGTTACGATCCCGCTCGGCACGTCGGAAGTCACCGTCATGGACCAGGCGACGGCCTATGCCGTGCTCCCGGCCGACGGTTACGCCTCGCGCCGCCACGGCATAGCGCAGATCGTCAATTATGCCGGCGACGTGCTTTACGACTTCGAGCGCGACGCGCCCGCGCCCGAGCGCATCCTGACGGAACAGGCGGCCCGCTCGATGAACCAGATGATGACCAAGATCCCCTATATCGGTACGGCGAGGCGCGCCGCCGTCGATGGGATCCTGACCGGCGGCAAGACCGGCACGACGCAGGCTTACCGCGATGCCTGGTTCGTTGGCTATACCGGCAATTACACCGCCGCCGTCTGGTTCGGAAACGACGACTACACCTCGACCAACAACATGACGGGCGGCTCGCTTCCGGCCATGACCTTCAAGAAGCTGATGGACTATGCCCATCAGGGCATCGACATCAAGCCGATCCCCGGCGTCGACCAGCCGATGCCGGAGAAGGAAGCCAAGCCCCAAGTGGCGGATGCGGCCAATCCGGATGCGCTGCCGCCGATGGTGCGGCCGCGCTCGCTGTCTTCGCAATCGACCCGCCTGATCCGGGAGCTTGCAACGCGGCTGAAATCCGCCGACGCGCTTTCGGCACCGGCCGGGACGGCCCAGGCCGCCATCGAGCCGCAAACGACCGGCTCGACCGGCCGTTAA
- a CDS encoding YcgN family cysteine cluster protein, protein MTEQPFWKTKTLAEMSNTEWESLCDGCGLCCLNKLEDWDTGEVVFTSVACKLLDGHSCRCSDYENRQETVPDCIQLTLKGLREIQWLPPTCGYRLIDEGLDLYWWHPLVSGSAETVHQAGISARGRTISEEGLDVEDLEDYVVDWPMRVGAERD, encoded by the coding sequence ATGACCGAACAGCCCTTCTGGAAAACCAAGACGCTCGCCGAGATGAGCAACACAGAATGGGAAAGCCTCTGCGATGGCTGTGGCCTCTGTTGTCTCAACAAACTCGAAGATTGGGACACTGGCGAGGTGGTCTTCACTTCGGTTGCCTGCAAGCTGCTTGACGGTCACAGCTGTCGCTGTTCCGACTACGAAAATCGCCAGGAAACCGTGCCCGACTGCATCCAGCTGACGCTTAAGGGCCTCCGCGAAATCCAGTGGCTGCCACCGACCTGCGGCTACCGGCTGATCGATGAAGGCCTCGACCTCTACTGGTGGCACCCGCTGGTCTCGGGCAGTGCGGAAACGGTGCATCAAGCCGGAATTTCAGCCCGCGGCCGGACGATCTCGGAGGAGGGGCTCGATGTCGAGGATCTCGAAGATTACGTGGTCGACTGGCCGATGCGGGTTGGCGCGGAGCGGGATTGA